Below is a genomic region from Actinoallomurus bryophytorum.
GTGTCCCTGTCGAGGATCGGCCATGACTACTCGCTGGGTGACAAGACCGGGACCGTACGGATCTCGGCCGACGCCTTCCGATCCGGTGAACAGGTCAACCTCCTCGGATACCCCGGCGACCGGGACGTCCCGTACGGCTGCATGACGCCCGTCAGCTCCGTCAAGTTCAACAACGCGAACTACTGGGAAGCCGACTGCGACTCGTACACGGACGGCGTCAGTGGCACCGCCTTCGAGCACTACCAGGGCGAACCGTGGAACTCCGTGACGATCGGCGCGGCCCTCGGTGGCTATCAGGAGGGCGGATCGACCGCGTCGGTCAATTACGCCTCCCGCTGGGACTCGAGCGTCTACACGCTCTGGCAGCGGGCGAACCAGGGCTCCTCGCAGTAACCGTCCCGGTGGGACGCTGCTTGAGGCGTCGATCTCGGCGGTCCTCATCCAGGAAGGTGCGCCAATGAGGTGCAGATCAGAGGCCGGCCTGCGCAGACGTGTCGCCGGCATGGCGACAGCACTCCTTGTGGGGCTCAGTACGGTGTCGTACGGAGCGGTCAACGCCGGTGCGACCGCGGGAAGACCCGAGGCGTCGGAGCCGTCGACTCCGTCGCTGGAATTCACCAACCCCAACAGTCAGGCACTCTTCGGTACGGCGTACGAGGCCGCGTTGAAGAACCTGCTGCAGACCAACACGATCAGCTACGATCCCGCGGTCTACAACAAGAGCGGTCTCATGGACCCGGATGCAGGCATCGTGCGCGCGGGTGGTGGCTACCCCCAGCCATGGACGCGCGACGCCTCGGTGAACAGCTGGAACGCGACAAGTCTGCTGAGTCCGGCGCTGGCACGGAACACGCTTTGGGCCGTGGTGGGCAAGGGCTCCGACGGCAAGCTGCAGGTCCAGCAGGATGACCAGCAGTGGGACCAGGTCATCTGGGTGACGGCCGCGTGGAACCACTACCAGGTCACCGGCGACAGGACCTTCCTGCAGGAGGCATACCAGACCGCCGCGGACACGCTGACGATCCGCGGACACGCCACGACTGCGGGCTACGACTCCACGTACGGCCTGTTCACCGGCGCGTCCTTCTTCAACGACGGGATTGCCGGCTACCCCGCTCCGCCCGCCGACGCCACCGAGTCGGTCAGCACCGGATCCATGCCCTGGCCGGGTGTGGCGACAGGAATGTTCCTGAGCACGAACGAGGTGTACTACGCCGCCTACGTCAACGCGGCGAACATGGCGGCGAGGCTCGGCCGTCCAGCGTCCGAGGTCGCGTCCTACCGGTCCAAGGCGGCGGCGCTCAGGTCGGCGATCAACAAGCGCTTCTGGAACGCCAAGACGGGCCTGTACGACTACATGTTGCTCGCGGACGGGACGGCCGGCCCGTACCAGGAAGGGACCGGGCTCGCGTTCGCGCTGGCCTTCGGAATCGCGAACAAATCCCAGGCCAGGTCGATCGTCGCGCACGCCAGGGAGATGACCTGGGGCATGCCCGACACCTACCCGAACTGGGCGCGCTACTCCGATGAGCAGCCGGGCCGGCACAACGCGATCGTCTGGCCCGTCGTCCAGGGTCTGTGGGCCGGCGCACTGGCAAGGCAAGGAGCACAGGAGGACTTCGCGTCCGAGACCGCGCGGCTGGCCGATCTCGCCGACAACAACAGTGGGTTCTGGGAGATCTACAACGGCCACACCGGTGTGGTCGATGGTGGCTGGCAGCGCCTCGGCGACACGGTGAAGTTCCACTGGGGTTCACAACCCGACCAGACGTGGTCGGCCACGGCCTTCCTCAACATGATCGACTCCGGGCTCTTCGGGCTGAACTTCGGGGACCGGGGCCTGTCCGTCATGCCGACCCTCCCGGCGGGCTGGGGCGATGTCACCATGCGCGGGCTGCGTTACCGGAACGCCACGCTGACCGTCGCACTGCACGGAGCGGGTACGAAGATCCGTTCGTTCGCGCTCGACGGCAGGCGCGTGCCCGGCGACATCGTCCCGGCGTCGCTGACGGGCAGGCACACCATCGACGTCA
It encodes:
- a CDS encoding MGH1-like glycoside hydrolase domain-containing protein; the protein is MRCRSEAGLRRRVAGMATALLVGLSTVSYGAVNAGATAGRPEASEPSTPSLEFTNPNSQALFGTAYEAALKNLLQTNTISYDPAVYNKSGLMDPDAGIVRAGGGYPQPWTRDASVNSWNATSLLSPALARNTLWAVVGKGSDGKLQVQQDDQQWDQVIWVTAAWNHYQVTGDRTFLQEAYQTAADTLTIRGHATTAGYDSTYGLFTGASFFNDGIAGYPAPPADATESVSTGSMPWPGVATGMFLSTNEVYYAAYVNAANMAARLGRPASEVASYRSKAAALRSAINKRFWNAKTGLYDYMLLADGTAGPYQEGTGLAFALAFGIANKSQARSIVAHAREMTWGMPDTYPNWARYSDEQPGRHNAIVWPVVQGLWAGALARQGAQEDFASETARLADLADNNSGFWEIYNGHTGVVDGGWQRLGDTVKFHWGSQPDQTWSATAFLNMIDSGLFGLNFGDRGLSVMPTLPAGWGDVTMRGLRYRNATLTVALHGAGTKIRSFALDGRRVPGDIVPASLTGRHTIDVTLAGAVDKDRDGDHIADSRDRCADTAGTAALHGCPGPGHIESEDALNTGGVKTNVNHTGYAGRAFLDGLWSQGAASSYTLHRATAKPGVGALTLRYANANDDARTMTLSVNGQKVRQVTFSRISDSWDSWGTVTVGDIPVSGRRPVVTISYEPGDNGSINLDWLEFHSTS
- a CDS encoding trypsin-like serine peptidase, with protein sequence MNDTKSKAEATIQYWTAERLRANRKSVQVTPESSAPATPVPTVGKIVYPGFNCTGTVVGANLILTAAHCVKRNGLPVGKLGAFVPEYGSGQSPWGNWPLDNYYIDSRWGNNDNPLYDYAIVSLSRIGHDYSLGDKTGTVRISADAFRSGEQVNLLGYPGDRDVPYGCMTPVSSVKFNNANYWEADCDSYTDGVSGTAFEHYQGEPWNSVTIGAALGGYQEGGSTASVNYASRWDSSVYTLWQRANQGSSQ